Proteins from one Bacteroides zhangwenhongii genomic window:
- a CDS encoding efflux transporter outer membrane subunit: protein MNIRMWGISLFMFFSTVSAVGQTANRYLKAPLPDEWEESGQVFQQTLPVDDYWWKSFRDTKLDSLIALAVDRNFSVAMAINRISAARANLWMERSNFFPSIGLNAGWTREETSGNISTAPQSTEHYYGASLSMSWEVDVFGSIRKRVKAQKENFAASKEEYTGVMISMAAEVASAYINLREFQQQLEVVKKNVASQEKVLKITEVRYNTGLVAKLDVAQAKSVLYSTRASIPQLEAGINQYITTLAVLLGMYPQEIRPVLETVGTLPDYMEPIGVGMPVDLLLRRPDVRSAERNVNAQAALLGASKADWLPKVFLKGSFGYAARDLKDLVKSKSMTYEIAPALSWTIFSGGQLVNATRLAKAQLDETINQFNQTVLTAVQETDNAMNAYRNSIKQIVALREVRNQGVETLKLSLELYKQGLSPFQNVLDAQRSLLSYENQLVQAEGSSLLQLITLYKALGGGWRE, encoded by the coding sequence TGAATATACGAATGTGGGGCATATCGCTCTTTATGTTTTTTTCTACTGTATCTGCGGTTGGGCAAACTGCAAACCGTTATCTGAAGGCGCCTCTTCCTGATGAATGGGAGGAGAGTGGACAAGTATTTCAACAGACGCTTCCTGTGGATGATTATTGGTGGAAATCTTTCCGGGACACCAAGCTGGATTCTCTGATCGCTTTGGCGGTAGACCGCAATTTCTCTGTTGCGATGGCTATTAACCGCATATCTGCTGCTCGTGCCAATCTTTGGATGGAGCGCAGTAACTTTTTCCCTTCTATCGGATTGAATGCCGGATGGACTCGCGAGGAGACAAGCGGCAATATCAGTACCGCTCCTCAATCTACGGAACATTATTATGGCGCATCACTCAGTATGAGTTGGGAAGTGGATGTATTCGGCAGTATCCGTAAGCGTGTGAAAGCGCAGAAAGAGAATTTTGCTGCAAGTAAAGAGGAGTATACGGGGGTGATGATTTCTATGGCGGCCGAGGTGGCCTCAGCTTATATCAATCTACGGGAATTTCAGCAGCAGCTTGAGGTGGTGAAGAAGAATGTCGCTTCGCAGGAAAAAGTGCTGAAAATCACGGAAGTACGTTATAACACCGGACTTGTTGCTAAATTGGACGTGGCACAGGCTAAGTCGGTTTTGTATAGCACGAGAGCGTCCATTCCACAATTGGAAGCAGGTATCAACCAGTATATCACGACACTAGCCGTTTTGCTTGGAATGTATCCTCAGGAGATTCGTCCGGTGCTGGAAACGGTGGGGACTTTACCCGATTATATGGAACCGATCGGAGTGGGTATGCCTGTCGATTTATTATTGAGAAGACCCGATGTACGGAGTGCGGAACGGAATGTGAATGCGCAGGCAGCGTTACTCGGAGCTTCTAAGGCCGATTGGTTGCCGAAAGTTTTTCTGAAAGGTTCGTTTGGCTATGCTGCCCGCGATTTAAAGGATCTGGTGAAGAGTAAAAGCATGACTTATGAGATTGCTCCGGCATTGAGTTGGACAATCTTCAGTGGAGGACAATTGGTAAATGCCACCAGACTGGCAAAAGCTCAATTGGACGAAACGATCAATCAATTTAATCAAACGGTTCTGACTGCTGTGCAGGAAACGGATAATGCGATGAATGCTTATCGTAATTCCATCAAGCAGATTGTGGCGTTGAGGGAGGTGCGCAATCAAGGTGTGGAGACGTTGAAACTTTCTTTAGAACTTTATAAACAGGGGCTTT